taatatgtaaataatatttcaatgccaAAAATGAATGGAGAAACCCTGTAACATCTAGAAATGCCTAGAAACAGGTAAAGGGGATCTTTCTGAACGCATGTGTAAACAAGAAAGCAATATTATCAACAACAGGGAGGGCACCCATAATAATATTACGCACTcacaaaaacttgacaaccatcccaATTTCTGAATTATCAAAATATCCTAGCAAAAGAAACCAGtgaatattgaaaattattttaagagcCTGGATTAATtagataaacattttatttgttaagaaaCAGAAGATGACAAtggataaaaattttgaatcatttacTCTAGAGACATAGCACTCACAATGAACAAGAAAGACTGTTCAATTGCACCACCCCCTTTTGAGCTATTGACGCCGCAAGAGAATCAACTcttgtaccctctaagggctacatgtcgataaatttttgtttgattccattcattatttcttgagatacagcagacAAATAACGACAAAAGACGTTCAATTgctcaacccccatttgagcTATTGAACCCAAGTTGCAGTCAATGTGTGGACcatattttgtttgattctgccagttacttcctgagaaatagcAGGCACCCCAAACTGAAAAAATAtgttcgattgctccaccccccttggaggaattggcGTCAAAATCTAATGGGCACCAgttcacatatgaggcagtgagaagcaaagggatgtaagcggacattttcaagttttgagtaaaatgcgtttaaagataacatcctaggtaggctttcactgaaatttttttcaaaatcatgcggtatagcagcaactaccagggctactagtaccatctcttgcaccaagacacaggagaggttcacctaccatgtgtactggttatctctaaatttcttattttgtcatttacattcctttgcttctccactgcctcatatgtgtatgaaattttgttcgatttcatgcagaaGTTTTTGCTCTAATGTGACCACAAAAAACTGATggcacacagacattttccaaaaatggtcaaaattgaCTGGGCACAACTCAAAACGTTGAAATCAGTCAAAATTCCAAAATTTGCATGAAACCAATACTTGCttctatagaagaaagtaacaatgAGTCTATcagcttaccattttttttacacaaatttatATCTATGCATCCTGAGAACCCAAAAGAACAAGTCTAAAATTTGCAAAACTGTGTCTTAACTAcaatgttttctttaaaattaactatttttcacttttgaactaATGTTCAAgatttaaacatttatatttaaaaaaataaagtgtgtgtgtgggggggggggggggttaaaaaataaaatacttactaGGAACACATGGAACAATTACAAGCAATCAATGCTTAACTGTGTTCTTATGTCACCAgaagaaaataatattatttgaaaCCTGCATTAATACCAATTGAAAAATTTgggtaaaaatagaaaaaaaattaaaaaattagattttgaatcatccccccccccttcctcttcAAGCTTGCAAAATGGGCCTCCcattacttaaaatattaaattacagggcacatatttatatgtataattaaaataattctatCTGGACCAAAAACTACAGTAAATGGCTACTGTGAGTATGAATGAAAATAGTATTCAACTTCATTCTAGCACGTTGGAAAAAATGGCTGCTTGAACAACATAATCTTACAacatttatgctttaaaataatattttcacaaaacttgTAACAATGTGGTTAACAAACAAGGgtataaattaacatttttaagataccttaaaattatgatttaaaatatatatgaaaacGTATCATTAATTAGTTTAAGTAGACAATAAATACAACCATATTtgccatgtatttatttttagagaACCTGAGTATATGTTAAACTTGTCTGCTAGCATATTTGAAGTCAGTAAAAATAAAGATTGCAACAAAAACTTGCTCTATGTCTTTACTTTAagtataaaatacttttttaaaacaataataaaataactttgtATGAGATACATTAAAAAACTCCACAAAATGagcatcaaatttcaaaaattcacatttcatTTCTCTCCAAATTTTGAGATATATTGCTCTTATAAATTAATCCAACAAGTTTAAGCTAGCAAAATTAGctaatgtaaattattttatagACGAGTACAACTATTCAGCAACCTTCCTTTACCATCAATGTTCTTAAATAAAGAAGCAATTCAGCAATTTTGAATCTCCAAAACTTTtaagacaggggggggggggggggtgatgaatGAAACACAGCAGGTGTGATAGCAATTCTACTGCACTTTCCAAGatcataaaataaaatcacaaaatgttgaagatattttaataattaatcatTCAAAATACTTAAAGCCCCAAAACATTTATAATCATTATTACACTGAGTAACCCATCTATTGCTTGAATTTTGCCCCAATCAGTAACTGTGCATGTCAACTCAGATGCAATTCATTATTTTACCAAAGGAAAAACGGTAGTGTAAGACCCCAAATTTGGAACGCTCGAAACTGCAACCTTTCCGTATTCCGACtcaaaaaatagtggaaaacGCTCCTGTTGTGCAGTATTAGTCACGTTTTTCCTGGGTTCCTTGATGTTCCcgctaaatttctattttttgatcaatctgaATAAAAGTATACTTCATTATACTAAAACAAAAGCTGGGAAATAATTTTCAGTGgcatatgttgctttttattattatgcaatgtGCCGATTGTTACAATAAATAAAtcctttttactaataataattttgtacttttgttcaaTAGGCTTTGTATTGCCTACTtatgagatgaaaaaaaaattattaaccaAAAATGGATATTAAAAAACTGCTGCATAATTACAGCAAAATCCTTACTTACACATAACACgtggcatcaaaaaaaaaagctgaaaagaaATACTGTGTTTTCAATAACTGATGAAAGTTaaccattttgaacttttataactgaaaaaaaggggggaaattttaactttttctttaaaaatatttaaggggaaaagtTCCGGATTTTGGGATTCTGAAATTGGGGTACCATACTGTcttaaccttttatttatttttaacgataAACATGGATCAGAGACATTATGCAATGTTTAATCAAGTCTgactatgtttttaaaatatttgtaagtaGTATATAATACAGTGATTGTCGCTTATTTGAATCGtgtttgttttaaattgttttgagcCAATAAAGTGGCTGACATAATAGAGCAaaacatgtgatttttttaaggTGGAATTCTACACACAATTTAAGataacttcatttaatttttagtcAAACAAGATACAGTATCATTAAAAGTAAGTCATTCactgattatttaaagaattttcacaTAACAAATTATAacaaagcaattacaaaattcaaatttcaaattatctgtttcaaaaaatgtatctGCTGTTGATTGCTAAAATAGTTATTAATGTAGACactattttcaatttcataaaactaCCTATAGTTCTCAAAATTTGCACCAATGTTAACACTATCAATCACGAAGTCTAGGGCGCAGAAGTCCCGTCAACACCATGTCTCTTTCTTACTGGTTTTATTCGATTTTTCCGGACTAAACTCGCTAAACGTGTGCAACACCACGATTCTCTCTTTTtagtatttacaataaaaaaaaaataaaagaaaacaaaaataaaggacTATGGTGGTGCATCACGTGTTTGTGGGAAATGGTTAGTCACACATGCTTGATTCATTTAAGTGGTGTGTTTGATTTTAATTTCTAGCAGTTTTTAATGTTAAAGCTGGATGTTTCTGATGGTTTGATTTATTAAAAGCTGCTGATTCAATAACCTGGCACTAACCGTAGGAGTAAAAACTTCGAGCTCTTGCAGCATCATACTAAGTTTTATGTAAGCTTAAATTACACAGTATGTCGCAAATAAAGGTATTATAATTAGGGGCGTTTCAGGTACTACTGATGATACCAGAATTGAACTCtgtattgaaaaatttgattactATACTGGTGTTGATTTTAAAGATggaagtttataaaaaaatagttttatcatttaagcaattgtttcaaaattttattccagaacaGATCTTATAGAGAAAATGCTAAAATCAACTGCattcaataagttttaaaaatgctataaGTATTCTAAGATGCTCTAAATAAGTGCTCTAAAATACCTTTTATTTTGCCTTGTATgacattttattcaaataaattttaattttgcatgaaaattttcaaattacttCAAGTCTTTTAAAGTAACAACAAAATCCTTGATGTTAATGTAAGTTAGCCTACAtgtattttcaaataaaactttccaaggtgtattaaaaaaaattaaaactcttgAATGGGGCCAACATAGGTGCCAACTTGGGAAAATCTCTATGTGTAAAAAACTTATGTTGTTTAGATGGTAAATACACAAACcaagttttataaattttactaaCTGTATGTTATTTGCCTGTTcacttttcaaaaagaaaagggtgGAGGGGGGAAGGTTCCTTTTTTCAAGTTTATTGCcaaatttgtttcttattttttatttatttatctttttttttttttttgcaattaacagcaaaatcttttgccatcaaccaaaaaaagggggcaaaacATTTTTAGAGCAGCTATTAATAAAATGACCATATTCAGTAGTTACATGAAATAGGAGTAACTGAGATGATAGTAAAACATTCAGAAGGGTAGAAAATAAGCCTTGCATTCGGGTAATTTTCTAGagttctgccttttttttttttaaaaagaaaatcaactaaCTTCAAAGTTACCCCCCTGCCATCAAACatttaataattatataaaatgaattttattaaaattttcgtgGCAAGTATTAAggctaaatttttcaaattgtgttGGCTTGAATTATTTCAGATGCAATGAATAGAAATTTTTGAATACACGTGGCTGGCAAAAAGATGAGCATGCAAGTTCctagcaaaaaaataaagaaggggttgaaaataatggtcaatgcaAAGCAGTAGAATCGCATACTACACAAAAATGAGCAAGCGCTATGGAAACAGAAGTAACTGGATTTCagaatgcgtaaaaaaaaatcggGACTGGAGTGTAAGtgtataaaacaattaaaatgcgTAAATTTTACGTCTAATGCATAAAATCTGAAAGTATGGGCCTAGCCTCAATTGTACcaattttcatttattgtttgTTATGGTTAGACATACCCCCCAATTTTCTTTAGGCATTCCTTATTGCTATATACCAATAGTAGCTcagtaaaattaacaaaaaaaaagggtgttacttggaaaaaattaaaacccaaGATTTTTCTTCACAGAAAGCTTTGTTTCCTAAATGATACCTGAAAAGTTTCCGACTTTCTACTGGGCGCTTACACATTTTTATGGAGAGATAAGGGGGAAATTTTAACTTTGCTTTCTAAAAAAAGTAAGGTAGCGCTCCGAACGTATTTTTTATGCCAAGTCGAAAAAGATAGAATTAAACTCCTAAGATATATATTTTAGCATTTGTAAATGATTTTACACATGAAAATGCGTTAATTTTTCCAGCATCAAATCTTagagctatttatttttcttcggtGGCTTTAAAAAGAAAGCCACTGAACTACCTATTTACCTACCCTTTAAAGTCTAATTTATAGGTTTTCTTCCCTTAGTATTATGTGTCAAAAGAGGACCAAGAGAAGGAGCAATGATTTGAAATATTCATGCACTAGCAGGCTCATTTCTGTCCAAGCTATGAATAGCCACATTAAAATATATGATATTTCTGTAACAACAAACAACCTAACGTTGGAACAACAACAAACCTAACTCATGGTTTGTTGTTGTTCCAACGAATTTGAATATTGAAAAGATCCGATGATGAACTTTGTGAATGCTTGAACTTTAAGTTCACTCCGTATTCCTTTGGCTGCTTTTGATAAAATcgggataagaaaaaaaaagaagtcatgttTGTTTGCTATTTTTAACTTCTTGGATATACATCCTGATTTTGAAAGCACACATTACGTTGTTGATGGAGAATTTCTTCTTGAGTAGTAGGGCACAAAAATGATACGATTAAGTTAATACGTAAGAAGTACATAAAATATGTCATAAAAACATTTGGAGAATACTGTCATCGTGTTTGATGGCTATGTTGGCAAGGGTTAAGTAAAATGTTAAAGCCATGGAACATCTTTGATGCTACAAAGCAGCTTTAACAgatattatttttgatgaaacgATGATTGCAACTTTGGGTCAAGGTAAGTTTCTcaatagcgaaaaaaaaacctagtttcTTTTctcacaaaacattttaaacaacatAACTATACCTGTAAAGCAAGCGAAAGATGATGCTGACAATCTCATTGTTGAAACATTGCTCAATATCACACAAACTAACTGTAATGCTACTGTTATTGTGTTTGAGGATATTGATCTCCTAGTAATTCTAACTACTAGCTGCGTTCATGGTTCCATAGCCTAGGCCTTTTGTCTGAAGAAAAatctaagttatttattttttaagtaaagattctaaagttataatgaaaaaaatgtcttcCTAATCTGTTTTAAACATTGGTTTTCAtgccaaaaactttaaaaatatttgtaacattGGGTTGATTATAGTTTTATTTTCAACTCtgcttaaaaaaatacattggaaATGATACCCCACTTTCCTAGAGAGCAAAGTTAAAATTTCAGTCCCCCAAAAAGGGGGAAGCTTACAGCAAAAAGTCTGGGACTTTCGAGATGTTGCTGAAGAAGATATGACAAagctttttgtgaagaaaaatctTGAGTTCTAATTTTTTCCAAGTAAAACGCTAATTTTACAGGACTATAGAGAAATGTGAAAGATCTACATTTAAATCTCAGGCAAGACCCCCTCAGATATTTATCAACAATTGGGTCTTAATTCTAGAGAAAAATTATAAGTTAGGTATCAAACAGTATGTTACTAATGCATACAAGTTTTGAATAAGTCAGTGCAATGAAAGGTAGTTATTTAGTTTCTTGTTTCCCATCGAACAACAATCAACTCGATAAGCTAACAAATTCTTAATTCAATGTTAATGGTAGGTATCAATAGTTTTCTCTCGATATTAACTCAATATCAGTAACATCAAATCGATATGAATTATCAAGTATCATCAGAATGTCCCTAATGTAAATGCAAAATAACCATTGAAGaagcaatgaatttttaaaatacaatctaaaactatttttaatagtacacaataataaaaataacaataaagacgaaaaaacccCATTGGCAATGAATAgctatcgaaaaaaacttttaaattgatcAGATCCACTATTTTATACTACAAAATCAACAAGAATTTGAGCTGCAAATGACTTTCaaatatatttgtattaaaatacattttactatATAACctgcaatttttcaaacaagaattCTGAGGCACATTTGTGAATACAGAAACATCAGTGCcacaagacgaaaaaaaaaaaagcagagtattGAACATAATCAATATGCACCATCATATGTACATGCATTTACATGAAGCAACACATGTAAAAAAATACCTGCATTAGTGTGAATTGCACCATTTCATGTAAATTACCAAAAATCAGTTTATTTCCATCATGTCATTTACATGGCAGAATTAAGATTTTATGTTACAAAATGTTTAAAGGCTTCCAAAACCAAAGCCttaaattaaagatttaaaaacaataaacaaaagtcATTAACTTGAGACaatattgattcaaacatttaatGAAGACTTAAGACCAATACCTTGTTAATAACATTTGTAAATGACCCGACAGAAATGAAATATGTTATCCTAAAAAGTTAAAAGACTAGAAACAGCAACAATAGAATAATGGCAACTTTAGGTTTAAGACAaagttcaaaagttttatttcagaaataaaactactaaatataaaaaagttttatgttttctATAAACTTCCCCATCCCCCATGccacaaatgttttttaaatgtaaatactgTTTGTACATAATACATGCATTtcataaaattcaaaacttttgaaatttttttttcttccaaattttataaattaatattggAGCAACATCTGATTGGAAACCTttataaaaattgtacatttccAAAAACTCTTAATTATTAATGTATTGCATAACAGACATATCAAAAGCAGATTAAACCCTTAAAAATGGCCAAGTGTTTCGTTTGCACTTTAGCTgttataaaataattgaaaagaatatgAAATCATATTTCAAAGGCATGGATTCCTGCATGCCATTGACAAAATGAATAGATTTTCTAAATTTCTGGAAAAACTTTGCTTTCAGGAGTCTTGATATGTAGAAAGCTGCTAATAGTAAAGAATAGGAGAGAGACTAATGACATATTACTTAAAGAGAAAGATGACTAGTAACTCAATGCAGCATTTATAAGAAAACTTAAAACTTTTCATTGATCAAAATTCTGCTAAGAACTTAAGATTTAAACAATGCATATATGAACTAGTGAGTGTGCTTAAAATGTGTCATACAAATGTATACCCATAAACATATGCAAAATGCATACATATTACAACTGAGCTTGACCTTctttcgaaattaaaaatatgtgaaaTATAATTAAGTAAATGagtttttaatgactttattaaaTCAACTTCAAATTACTCAAAACTTCACTGCTTGCATGTTAAGTTAGTTATTTTTGTTTATCTTTAATTATAGAATCTAGTGAACCTTTTTGATATCACACCGGAGGATGTTACTAAATATCACAGTTACACATTTTGAAGCAATTTTGGAATTGCCACATAAAATGCAGTTCATTATTCTGAAATAAACTATTACTCCAATAACACatcaaatgatttaattaaaagaACCTAGAtcaagtaagaaaatattttgcttttctttcagtcaaattaaatttacaaattcagTGGAAAACATCAGGAACTGAAACAATTTCACTGCTTAAATATGTCTACAAGAAAGAAAACAATCAGCAACTGATCAGACATTGAACATaagatatttctttaaaaaaaattaaacagtaatGCAGTGTACAATTTATCTAATCAATATTTACATAAGGCAATATCTTAAAGCTTTCCCCAACTGATTTTTGCTCGGTACATTCTTGCCAGGGTCTCCATGTACCATCACAATCAAAGACACCAGTCACATATTCCCATGGCTTTGATAACCGATTTAAATCATCACTAGAAACAGATACAGGTCTCTTAGGCGACGGCATTTCATCTTCAATGTTGATTTCACTTACATTAATAGGGGGTAAAGCTGAAAGTATCCTGTTAATATCTTCATCAACAGGATCTGTATGAGAAATGCTGGTGCTATTACCGAAGTTTGTATTTATCACAGAAGATACATCTGGAACAGAATGTGACCCACAATCGCTTATTATAGAAACACTTGATTCATCAGTTGGGCTTTCATGATTGCTATCATGCCTAACAGATTGAGAAGCAATCAAAAATTTCTTCAATAATTCAGATTTTGTTCGAGACACTTCAGCATCAGAAGCATGAAGAGAATCAACTGATGATAAATTATCAGCAGACAATAGAGAACTAAAACCTTTTTTTGCTTGTAAATCAGCAATAAGTTGTTGAGTAGTTTTTACTTTTGGATGTTTGGAGCCTGATGGCAAGGAAGCTATCATTTCGTTTAAACGACTTTCTTGAAGCTCAATTTTGTCTAAGCTCCTCTTCCTCTTAGGAGTTTTTGAATTGGAGGTCTTTGAAATGATTTGAACATCTGTATCAACAGAATCAGAATTCATGAAATTATCATTAGTTAATGCATTACTGTCACTAATTAAAATAACTTCATCAATGTCACTTGTACCATTACCAATTTTTGAATTAGAATTACTATTGTCAAGTTCTTTAAGCGAGAGAGAAGTGCAATTACTAAAAGTATTCTCTTTTCGTAATCGCTTATTGGCTACATTTGTTTTTGCTATGTCCAAGGTGGAATGCGTTGCAGAACATGCAATTGTAGGCGTTGCAGGTTGAGAACATAAATTTACAATAGTTATTGATGGACTGCTAGAACTAGAATTTGTTTTATGTCCAGGACTGAGATTAGGACTATCAATCCTTTGTGTCGAAGGCAATATTATTGTACCACTGTATGTATTATTGTATTCAATACTACTAATTTCCTTAACTGAAGCAAAAGATGGACTAACAGGTTGAAACATATGACTTGaagtcacatttttactttgaTTACTACTATTAAGTAAGCTTTTATTAATAGAATTAACTTTCTCTCCTCTCTCTTTTGTTGCACTATTACAAGAAACAAACTTAACCGGTGCATAGTTAGATGGCATAGATGGTAAGCTTGATCCCTGATGTACAGAAGAATTTAATAATGGGCTGTTCGAGGCACTAGAGAAATAGGGACTAGAAGATCGTTCACCCCCCATCATTGAAGGACTTAAAGTTTTATATCGTGGAGTTCCAGGCACTGAaatacatgtgtgtgtgttttttgatGTCCTATTTCCTGGTCCAGGTCCTGGCCCAAAACCTGGACCAGGACCTGGACCTAAAACAGGTATGTTGCCAGGTGATGGCCTAATATTGATTACTATTTCTTCACCATTTATTCTTTGAGGCGTCTGTGGTAATAGTTTTCTCCAACTTTTAACAAGATCTTTAGCTCTGCGTGCAAGTTGTTCATTTGTTGTCCTTTTCCTTAGCTCATTTATATATCGTCCAATTcttgttttctaaataaataaaaaacattaaagaatCACATTCACTCTTAATACTTCATGCAGAAAAATCTAATACAGCATTCTTAAGAAACtgatgcaaaaaaagtaaaataaatgagttttgttacaaaataaccaaaacctttacaattttttaaaaactgaagttcaattTTAGGAATATTACCAAATAAATAGATATTACCATAATAAAAGATGAAAAGAGGTAAATGTAAAAGAATTTGTTGATtttgatctaaatatattttacactaaaagcatgaaaaaaaaattttttttgtaagtctctcacATAAAGCAAAGTTATAAAGTTAATTGATTTCTTTATAATAGGGTTTATACATTCTTTATTTCAAATACTAGAATAAATAAGGaggccatttttatttaaaaaaaaaaaaaaaaagagcttgcaAGCCACGCTTTGGCATAATTCAAAACATTGGCAATTATAATTCCGTAATTGtgtcataaatatttaaaacattgaagctcttttgaatttttgaatattgcAGCAGAGCTTACAATTAACAGGGGTCAACTGGTTCaggaaaacaaaaacattcatCAGATTAgcagaatataaattttagtgGTCCACTGGATTAGTAGAGTAAATCGTTTTCCAGCGTTCCATTCAAAAATCATAAGCATCGTAATATTTTGAAACTCTGCACCGTTATTTAGAATGTGTCAGTCATCTTTGCAAGAAAACATATGttaggatatgaatttcaaatgaCAACACTGTTTTAGCTCTTAttgctttgaggggggggggggaataacagGGATTAGATTTTGTCAGCTGAGTTCCCCCCACTGGCAGAGCCGAATTAAGCACCAAGCTGCTAATAGGTAGATTtaaaatctgccccccccccccaaaaaaaagaagcaaaatttccatgattaaaaaaaaagcaaaaaacattcCCCAAATTTAAAcagtcaagcttatgaagaaatgatggtgTTTTACATTCAGGAGTCCTTGGTGGGAGGTTAGTTTGACCTCTCAAAAAATTCCTTACTTGGAAAATGTGGAGACAATGTTGCAACATTGAGGTTCTTTTtcctgtttttgaattttttaaattgttttttaataatgccTAACGTTCCTTCTGACTAGGCATTATGTATGTATGATGTTCGTGCACgcttgtattttatcattcggtaaactGGGGACTTCATTCGGAAAACTGAGAATTCTTTTCATCTACGAATCAACTGTTTGAATGATTTCCTCTGTATATTACGTTCCCTCACTTGAGTTTCTTTCCACTCCTCACTGCTTGATGGTCACTTGTAAATTCTTACTGAATTATATTACAAAAAGCCCAAAGATTCTGCTTTTAAAAActgctcattttgaaaatatgtatcacattttaaaaacttttttaagactccttttttgttctttggtttttaatttaacatactttcttcattaaaaatcatttagcCTCTTTAGCTTGCCACTCATTTTAATTTACCGCCaagacttaatattaacaaaaaaagtttttaaatattataatgcTCAAGAAAAAGTACATGTCAATCACTGAAGAAACCACTACTGAATAAACTTTAGTATGGCACTAAAAATGTTAGTCTTGTCTAAAAAATCCAATCTtgttcagggttcatactcaactttgaaaatcaaaagtaaggagtttttaaggagttttgcaggagttcctattttttaaaacgt
This sequence is a window from Uloborus diversus isolate 005 chromosome 10, Udiv.v.3.1, whole genome shotgun sequence. Protein-coding genes within it:
- the LOC129231652 gene encoding mediator of RNA polymerase II transcription subunit 26-like; its protein translation is MQTSPYEIKEKLLQALDHEYNVVDMAAVMEVITALEKVIITKEALEKTRIGRYINELRKRTTNEQLARRAKDLVKSWRKLLPQTPQRINGEEIVINIRPSPGNIPVLGPGPGPGFGPGPGPGNRTSKNTHTCISVPGTPRYKTLSPSMMGGERSSSPYFSSASNSPLLNSSVHQGSSLPSMPSNYAPVKFVSCNSATKERGEKVNSINKSLLNSSNQSKNVTSSHMFQPVSPSFASVKEISSIEYNNTYSGTIILPSTQRIDSPNLSPGHKTNSSSSSPSITIVNLCSQPATPTIACSATHSTLDIAKTNVANKRLRKENTFSNCTSLSLKELDNSNSNSKIGNGTSDIDEVILISDSNALTNDNFMNSDSVDTDVQIISKTSNSKTPKRKRSLDKIELQESRLNEMIASLPSGSKHPKVKTTQQLIADLQAKKGFSSLLSADNLSSVDSLHASDAEVSRTKSELLKKFLIASQSVRHDSNHESPTDESSVSIISDCGSHSVPDVSSVINTNFGNSTSISHTDPVDEDINRILSALPPINVSEINIEDEMPSPKRPVSVSSDDLNRLSKPWEYVTGVFDCDGTWRPWQECTEQKSVGESFKILPYVNID